In the genome of Gemmatimonadota bacterium, one region contains:
- the truA gene encoding tRNA pseudouridine(38-40) synthase TruA has product MRTLVLTIEYDGTDFLGWQLQPEGRTVQGVLEEAVRTILRAELRATAAGRTDAGVHATGQVVHFRTDSDMVVDRLKMGLNGVLPPDVRVLEATQAPDDFHARFSAVGRRYVYRIIRRPSAMRRHQAWHVAYPVDVDAMRRACAPLLGRHNFTSFCQATSTADGTVCEVRELEWIEAEDELRLRIEANRFLHHMVRTIVGTAVDIGRGRWPESVMAEMLAAKDRRAAGANAPARGLCLEAVRYPSEFGI; this is encoded by the coding sequence ATGCGCACCCTGGTCCTCACGATCGAATACGACGGCACCGACTTCCTCGGCTGGCAGCTCCAGCCCGAGGGGCGGACCGTTCAGGGCGTCCTGGAGGAAGCGGTGCGCACCATCCTGCGGGCCGAACTCCGGGCGACCGCGGCGGGCCGCACGGACGCCGGGGTGCACGCCACCGGGCAGGTCGTCCACTTCAGGACGGATTCGGACATGGTGGTGGACCGGCTGAAGATGGGGCTGAACGGGGTGCTGCCGCCGGACGTGCGCGTGCTCGAAGCCACGCAGGCGCCCGATGATTTCCATGCCCGGTTCAGCGCGGTGGGACGACGGTACGTTTACCGGATCATCCGGCGCCCGAGCGCCATGCGAAGGCACCAGGCCTGGCACGTGGCCTACCCGGTGGACGTGGACGCCATGCGCCGGGCCTGCGCTCCCCTGTTGGGCCGCCACAACTTCACTTCCTTCTGCCAGGCCACGTCGACGGCCGACGGCACGGTTTGCGAGGTGCGGGAACTGGAATGGATCGAGGCGGAGGACGAACTCCGCCTGCGTATCGAGGCGAACCGCTTTCTCCACCACATGGTGCGGACGATCGTGGGCACGGCCGTGGATATCGGACGGGGACGGTGGCCGGAGAGCGTCATGGCGGAGATGCTTGCGGCGAAAGACCGCCGTGCCGCGGGCGCCAACGCCCCGGCCCGCGGGCTCTGCCTCGAGGCGGTGCGCTATCCTTCCGAATTCGGGATCTGA